From a region of the Vagococcus coleopterorum genome:
- the rpsM gene encoding 30S ribosomal protein S13, producing the protein MARIAGVDIPRDKRIVISLTYIFGIGKTTAQKVLETAGVSEDIRVRELTNDQLDKIRAEVDKLKVEGDLRRETNLNIKRLMEIGSYRGIRHRRGLPTRGQNTKNNARTRKGPARSIAGKKK; encoded by the coding sequence ATGGCTCGTATTGCAGGAGTAGATATCCCTCGTGACAAACGTATTGTTATTTCATTAACGTATATTTTCGGTATTGGAAAAACAACTGCGCAAAAAGTCTTAGAGACTGCAGGAGTATCTGAAGACATTCGCGTTCGTGAACTAACGAATGATCAATTAGATAAAATCCGTGCAGAAGTGGATAAATTAAAAGTTGAAGGTGACTTACGTCGCGAAACAAACTTAAACATTAAACGTTTAATGGAAATCGGTTCATACCGTGGTATCCGTCACCGTCGTGGTTTACCAACACGTGGACAAAATACTAAGAACAATGCTCGTACTCGTAAAGGCCCAGCACGTTCAATCGCTGGTAAGAAAAAATAA
- the rpmJ gene encoding 50S ribosomal protein L36, with amino-acid sequence MKVRPSVKPICEKCKVIRRKGRVMVICENPKHKQRQG; translated from the coding sequence ATGAAAGTAAGACCATCAGTAAAACCAATTTGCGAAAAATGCAAAGTAATTCGTCGTAAGGGACGCGTTATGGTTATTTGTGAAAATCCAAAACATAAACAACGTCAAGGATAA
- the infA gene encoding translation initiation factor IF-1 produces MAKEEMIEIEGTVVETLPNAMFKVELENGHVILAHVSGKIRMHYIRILPGDKVTVELSPYDLTRGRITYRFK; encoded by the coding sequence GTGGCGAAAGAAGAAATGATTGAAATTGAAGGTACAGTCGTCGAAACTTTGCCGAATGCAATGTTTAAAGTAGAATTGGAAAACGGACACGTAATTCTAGCGCATGTATCTGGTAAAATCAGAATGCACTATATTCGTATCCTTCCAGGAGATAAAGTGACTGTTGAATTATCACCGTATGATTTAACGCGTGGTCGCATTACTTATCGCTTTAAATAG
- a CDS encoding adenylate kinase yields MNLVIMGLPGAGKGTQAERIIDAYGIPHISTGDMFRDAMKNETAMGLEAKSYIDKGALVPDEVTNGIVKERLAQPDTKSGFLLDGFPRTIDQTNALEEILKSLDKKIDAVINIHVEADILVDRLAGRFICRDCGATYHKVNNKPKVEGTCDRCGGHDFYQREDDKPETVKNRLSVNITGSQPILEFYEDQKLLQTIDGNREIDAVFADVKSIIDSI; encoded by the coding sequence ATGAATCTTGTTATAATGGGGCTGCCAGGAGCTGGTAAAGGAACTCAAGCAGAGCGTATCATCGATGCCTATGGTATCCCGCATATTTCTACTGGAGATATGTTTAGAGACGCAATGAAAAACGAGACCGCCATGGGATTGGAAGCAAAATCCTATATTGATAAGGGAGCGTTAGTTCCTGACGAAGTTACCAATGGTATTGTGAAAGAACGTTTAGCACAACCAGATACAAAATCTGGCTTCTTGTTAGATGGTTTCCCACGTACAATTGATCAAACAAATGCATTAGAAGAAATTCTTAAAAGTTTAGACAAGAAGATTGATGCTGTCATCAATATTCATGTAGAAGCGGATATCTTAGTAGATCGCTTAGCTGGCCGATTCATTTGCCGAGATTGTGGTGCCACTTATCACAAAGTGAACAACAAACCTAAAGTTGAAGGTACATGTGACCGTTGTGGAGGACATGATTTCTACCAACGTGAAGATGATAAACCTGAGACGGTTAAGAATCGTTTATCTGTCAACATTACAGGTAGCCAACCAATCTTAGAATTCTACGAAGATCAAAAACTTCTACAAACAATCGATGGAAATCGTGAAATTGATGCTGTTTTTGCTGACGTTAAGTCAATCATTGATAGTATTTAA
- the secY gene encoding preprotein translocase subunit SecY — translation MFKLLKDGFKVKDIRKKIFFTLFILLAFRIGAHITVPGVNAGALAELSKNPLFTMMNTVSGSAMENFSLFAMGVSPYITASIVIQLLQMDIVPRFVEWSKQGEVGRRKLNQATRYLTLVLGFIQSIAITAGFNRFAGTGLDFVEKPNATTFVTIGIILTAGTMLVTWMGEQITDKGIGNGVSMIIFAGIISRLPSGIKNIIETYFINIKSGELWKSILFVVSLVIAILLIITFVTYVQQAERKIAIQYTKRVAGAPQSSYLPLKVNAAGVIPVIFASSLISTPSAIMHLFASTKGDQTWFKVLSQLFDYSTIPGGILYTVLIVAFTYFYAFVQVNPEKVAENLQKQGSYIPSVRPGKGTEKYISDLLLRLSTVGSIFLALVAILPIIAQNIWHLPPSIGLGGTSLLIAIGVALETTKQLEGLLMKRQYKGFIVK, via the coding sequence ATGTTTAAACTGTTGAAAGATGGTTTTAAGGTTAAAGATATTCGTAAGAAAATATTTTTCACTCTATTCATTTTATTAGCTTTCCGAATCGGAGCGCATATTACTGTTCCAGGTGTAAATGCTGGAGCACTTGCTGAATTAAGCAAAAACCCTCTATTTACAATGATGAATACAGTAAGTGGTAGTGCTATGGAGAATTTCTCACTGTTCGCAATGGGTGTTTCTCCGTACATCACGGCCTCAATTGTTATTCAATTGTTGCAGATGGATATTGTACCTCGTTTTGTTGAATGGTCTAAACAAGGTGAAGTTGGTCGTCGTAAACTAAATCAAGCAACTCGTTATTTAACTTTAGTACTTGGATTTATCCAATCTATTGCTATCACGGCTGGATTTAATCGTTTTGCGGGAACAGGTTTAGATTTTGTTGAAAAACCAAATGCTACGACTTTCGTAACAATTGGGATTATTTTAACAGCTGGGACAATGTTGGTAACTTGGATGGGTGAACAAATCACAGATAAAGGCATCGGAAACGGTGTTTCAATGATAATTTTTGCAGGTATTATTTCGCGATTACCGTCCGGTATCAAGAATATAATCGAAACATATTTTATTAATATTAAATCTGGAGAATTATGGAAATCTATTCTATTCGTTGTATCACTTGTAATTGCGATTTTATTAATCATCACGTTTGTGACGTATGTCCAACAAGCTGAACGAAAAATTGCTATTCAATATACAAAACGTGTAGCTGGTGCTCCACAAAGTAGTTATTTACCATTAAAAGTAAATGCAGCTGGTGTTATTCCAGTAATCTTTGCAAGTTCACTTATTTCAACACCAAGTGCTATTATGCATTTATTTGCAAGCACAAAAGGAGATCAAACATGGTTTAAAGTGTTATCTCAATTATTTGATTATTCTACTATTCCAGGTGGAATACTCTATACTGTGTTAATTGTAGCCTTCACGTATTTTTACGCGTTTGTTCAAGTTAATCCAGAGAAAGTTGCTGAAAACTTACAAAAACAAGGAAGTTATATTCCGAGTGTTAGACCAGGTAAAGGGACAGAGAAATATATCTCTGACTTGCTACTTCGTTTAAGTACAGTTGGTTCAATTTTCTTAGCATTAGTGGCTATTTTGCCAATCATTGCACAAAACATCTGGCATCTGCCACCGTCTATCGGTTTAGGTGGAACTAGCTTGTTAATTGCAATTGGTGTTGCGTTGGAAACAACTAAACAACTTGAAGGGTTATTGATGAAGCGTCAGTATAAAGGATTTATCGTCAAGTAA
- the rplO gene encoding 50S ribosomal protein L15 yields the protein MKLHELKPSEGSRHVRNRVGRGTSSGNGKTAGRGQKGQKSRSGGGVRLGFEGGQTPLFQRLPKRGFTNINRKEYAVVNLDVLNRFEDGTEVTPALLVESGIIKNEKSGIKVLAKGELTKKLTVKAAKCSKSAQEAIEAAGGSIEVI from the coding sequence ATGAAACTTCATGAGTTAAAACCTTCAGAAGGTTCAAGACACGTACGCAATCGCGTTGGTCGCGGAACTTCATCTGGTAATGGTAAAACTGCAGGACGTGGACAAAAAGGTCAAAAATCTCGTTCAGGTGGTGGCGTACGTTTAGGATTCGAGGGTGGTCAAACACCATTATTCCAACGTTTACCAAAACGTGGTTTTACTAACATTAACCGTAAGGAATATGCCGTAGTAAACTTAGATGTTCTTAACAGATTCGAAGATGGAACTGAAGTAACACCAGCATTGCTAGTGGAATCAGGTATCATCAAAAACGAAAAATCTGGTATTAAAGTATTAGCTAAAGGTGAGTTAACTAAGAAATTAACAGTGAAAGCTGCTAAATGTTCTAAGTCAGCTCAAGAGGCTATCGAAGCCGCTGGCGGTTCAATCGAGGTGATCTAA
- the rpmD gene encoding 50S ribosomal protein L30, translated as MAELKITLKRSVIGRPQNQKDTVKALGLKKTNSSVVKTDNVAIKGMINTVSHLVDVEEV; from the coding sequence ATGGCTGAGTTAAAAATTACTTTAAAACGTAGCGTTATCGGACGTCCTCAAAACCAAAAAGATACAGTTAAAGCTTTAGGTTTGAAAAAAACTAACAGCTCTGTTGTGAAAACTGATAATGTTGCCATTAAAGGTATGATCAACACTGTTTCACATTTAGTGGACGTAGAAGAAGTTTAA
- the rpsE gene encoding 30S ribosomal protein S5, whose protein sequence is MVYIDPKGLELEDRVVAINRVTKVVKGGRRLRFAALVVVGDRNGHVGFGTGKAQEVPEAIRKAIEDANKNLIEVPMVGSTIPHEVIGVYSGGRIMMKPAVAGAGVAAGGPVRAVLELAGVADVTSKSLGSNTPINVIRATVEGLSRLKRVEDVAELRGKTVEEILG, encoded by the coding sequence ATGGTTTATATTGATCCAAAAGGTTTGGAATTAGAAGACCGCGTTGTTGCGATTAACCGTGTAACAAAAGTTGTTAAAGGTGGACGTCGTCTACGTTTTGCTGCTCTAGTTGTGGTTGGTGACAGAAATGGTCATGTAGGATTTGGTACTGGTAAAGCACAAGAAGTTCCAGAAGCCATCCGTAAAGCAATTGAAGATGCTAACAAAAACTTAATCGAAGTACCGATGGTTGGTTCTACTATCCCTCACGAAGTTATCGGAGTTTATAGCGGTGGACGCATTATGATGAAACCTGCTGTAGCCGGTGCCGGAGTTGCCGCTGGTGGCCCTGTTCGTGCCGTATTAGAATTAGCTGGAGTTGCTGATGTAACAAGTAAATCACTAGGTTCAAACACACCAATTAATGTTATTCGTGCAACAGTCGAAGGACTTTCACGTCTAAAACGTGTTGAAGATGTGGCTGAATTACGTGGTAAAACTGTAGAAGAAATTTTAGGATAA
- the rplR gene encoding 50S ribosomal protein L18 translates to MISKPDKNKVRLKRHARVRGKISGTAECPRLNVFRSNKNIYAQLIDDVAGVTLASASTLDKGISGTKTESAQAVGEAIAKAGSKKGIKKVVFDRGGYLYHGRVAALAEAARENGLEF, encoded by the coding sequence GTGATTTCAAAACCAGATAAGAATAAAGTACGTTTAAAAAGACATGCACGCGTACGTGGTAAAATCTCTGGTACTGCTGAGTGCCCACGCTTGAACGTTTTCCGTTCTAACAAAAACATCTACGCACAATTAATTGATGACGTAGCGGGTGTGACGCTAGCAAGTGCCTCAACCTTGGATAAAGGTATTTCAGGAACAAAAACTGAATCAGCTCAAGCTGTCGGCGAAGCAATCGCTAAAGCTGGAAGCAAAAAAGGTATTAAAAAAGTTGTTTTTGACCGTGGTGGATACTTATACCATGGCCGTGTTGCAGCACTAGCTGAAGCAGCACGCGAAAACGGACTAGAATTTTAG
- the rplF gene encoding 50S ribosomal protein L6, with protein sequence MSRIGNKVVIIPAGVTVDQKGNDITVKGPKGELTRTFVSNIAMNVEGNEVTFTRPNDNKENRALHGTMRANFNNMVIGVSEGFEKALELIGVGYRAQLQGSKLVLNVGYSHPVEFNAPEGITIEVPNNTSVIVKGANKEHVGELAANIRGVRPPEPYKGKGIRYVGEHVRRKEGKTGK encoded by the coding sequence GTGAGCCGTATTGGTAATAAAGTTGTAATCATCCCTGCTGGTGTAACAGTTGACCAAAAAGGAAATGATATTACAGTTAAAGGACCTAAGGGTGAATTAACTCGTACTTTCGTAAGTAACATTGCAATGAATGTTGAAGGTAACGAAGTAACATTTACTCGTCCAAATGATAATAAAGAAAACCGTGCCTTACATGGTACGATGCGTGCTAACTTCAACAACATGGTTATTGGTGTTAGTGAAGGCTTTGAAAAAGCTTTAGAACTTATCGGGGTTGGGTACCGTGCGCAATTACAAGGATCAAAACTTGTTCTTAACGTTGGGTATTCTCATCCAGTAGAGTTTAACGCTCCAGAAGGCATTACAATCGAAGTTCCTAATAACACAAGTGTTATTGTTAAAGGAGCAAACAAAGAACATGTTGGCGAATTAGCTGCTAACATCCGTGGAGTTCGCCCTCCAGAACCTTACAAAGGCAAAGGTATTCGCTATGTTGGTGAACACGTACGCCGTAAAGAAGGTAAAACAGGTAAATAA